The segment TGTCTAACTCATTGTCATCTGAAATATCTTTATTGTAATGCTCATCTTCTGTATAGTCAACTGCATCCTGTGTTGGAATTTCCATAAAATGTGAATTGTTTTCATATTCATTATCAATCTCATTATTATCAGCATGTATTAGCAAAACGTCTTTAGTTAAACGATAAACTGTTTCATCTTTTTTGCAACTATCAAAGTCATCTTCATTCTGTTTTTGGATATCTCGAGTACTTTTTATGTTGTCTCCTtctatcttaattttttttgtgtatttgtcGGTATTGGACAATTGTTTGCGCTTCTCATTTTGGCGGACTTCTATAAGAATATCTTCGTGATTTTCATCATCAACAAGGGACAAAATATCATCATCCGTAAAATGTTCTTCATTTACTGAGTtggtaatacatttttttcctacTGTAACTTCTTTAAACTCGGTattaatttttgctaaaaatatttttaagttgttttcgGATTCATGTGCcgttttaataaatgtataagCTACTTTTAATCTTGCAGTGCATCTAGAACATATACTTTTAGGCAAATTATCCCCTTCGGTAatctaaaaaaagcaaaatgttaaattttaacattcattTAAATTACATACTGTGGCTAAGACGATTTAGTCATGCCCGCCTATTAAAAACCGAATAGGGTACGAAAGAAAATTAGGTAAAAAATTAGCAATCTAATATTTTCACTAATATTTTCAAATCTCAATTTAGATAATTTCAGATAGTATTACAggtcatatttaaaaaagtttataataaaaaattggtgGTCACATTCACTTATTTAGAGTAATATTTCgaccaaattttatcaaaactaGACTTTAACTTCATATATTTTACAGCATTTTTGGATTTTCAAAAGTGTAATATCACTATGGTATACATTAATATTGGAAACATATTAGATCAATTTGAAGTCTTAGTCTAatatcaatgaaatttagcGGAAATATTTTCCTGACTATTTCAGGCTTCACTATTTATACCATACACgcctttagtggggagggtatctTGGGATTGTGCTGATGTTAAAGTATATCAagcggcttagaatcattttctgagtcgatttccATGTaaccaaactacaggtcacaatttggTACATTATCTTCAACTTTCCCAGGGACaaagactattgaaaatggttaacattggtccattatttccctAACCCCATAACGAAGTTGACTTTTATAATTATACggccctagcccctataaaaagcctacttcaaaattttactgaaatgaccacaattttattcaacaataaatgggtTAAAATACCTATTAACATTTGAAAATatcatagaaattaaaaaataatacacttTAGCTCGAAAACGACTAATGTTATGCAAAAATAGTCTTCGACTAAGATGTAGAAAATTATCTTCTCTATCCCCACTACAAAGTATGTAGGTATTTGGAAAAATTCCACGGAGtaggaaaaaagtaaaagtgaagtctaaaattaatgtttttgaaaGTGGTCTCATTAGTCGTCGACtttaactttttgaaaagtCTTTTGTTCGATTGTCAGAAATTCGTTTTTTAGCACcctaatttatttacatttagtatgtcattcattcatttaggttatcttttttttgcaaacattcaTAGTAAGTGTTAATTTATACCAGAAGCGATACAATTAATTTGTATGCTTGTTGCAAAGAAATTGTATTCCAAGTTGTTAGCACATCATCTGCATCTTTCGGCTCTGGCTACAAATCCAGCGTGCAGTGACTCAACAGCATTGAACGAATCGTCTTTAATTGCAAATTCCCCAAAAAATATGGATGATGATAAATTCAAATACGAATCTGGTGCAAGTTCTATTGCTTTTGTTACCGCGCCTGATaatgaaatagcaaaaaaattagCTAAAGGATTGGTAGAAGAAAAATTAGCCGCTTGTGTGAATataattccaaacatacaatcAGTGTATATGTGGGAGGGCAAACTTAATGAGGACAATGAGTATTTGATGATAATCAAAACGGGAACAAGCCGTGTAATGGAATTAACAAAGTGGGTGCGTGATAATCATCCGTACAGTGTCGCAGAAGTTATTACGCTTCCAAT is part of the Lucilia cuprina isolate Lc7/37 chromosome 3, ASM2204524v1, whole genome shotgun sequence genome and harbors:
- the LOC111678943 gene encoding protein CutA homolog codes for the protein MLVAKKLYSKLLAHHLHLSALATNPACSDSTALNESSLIANSPKNMDDDKFKYESGASSIAFVTAPDNEIAKKLAKGLVEEKLAACVNIIPNIQSVYMWEGKLNEDNEYLMIIKTGTSRVMELTKWVRDNHPYSVAEVITLPIENGNLPYMKWLSESVSPKK